The segment CTTCTTCGGAGCGGTAGCTTCGCCAATCGTCGTGCCCGATTCACCCGGCTTGTGGGAGTCCATCCAAGCCTTGAGTTCAGCGGATTCGCGGTTCTTGAAGTAGTCCACCACGGAGAGGTAGATCTTGCGGTTGTTCTGGTCGATCTCGGTCACAACAGCCGGAACTTCGTCGCCAACCTTGAATGCATCGGCCGGAACCTTGATGTATTCAGCGGTGAGCTTGGAGACCGGGATGAAGCCTTCGATACCGTCGTTGAGTTCAACGACGACGCCGCGGTCGAGCATACGGACGATCTTGCCCTTCACTTCGGCATCAACCGGGTACGTGGTTTCGATAGAATCCCACGGGTCTTCGGTGAGGTGCTTCATGGAGAGGGAAATGCGGCGCTTTTCCTTATCGACAGCGAGCACGACGCATTCGACCTTGTCACCCTTCTTGACCATTTCGTTCGGGTGGGTAATCTTCTTGGTCCAGGACATGTCGGAGACGTGGATGAGGCCATCAACACCTTCCTTGATTTCGACGAATGCGCCGAAGGAAGCGATGTTGCGGATTTCGCCAACCACGCGGGCACCCGGGGGAAGTTCGGTTTCGATGGAATCCCACGGATCGCTTTCGAGCTGCTTCATGCCGAGAGAGATGCGTTCGGCATCTTCTTCAACCTTGAGCACAACGGCTTCCACTTCCTGACCCACAGAGAGGATCTTGGAGGGGTGCTTGCCGTGCTGGGTCCAGGACATTTCGGAAACGTGGATGAGGCCTTCGACGCCAGAATCCAGTTCGACGAATGCACCGTAATCGGTGATGGAAACGACCTTGCCCTTGACGATAGCGCCTTCGGGGTAGCGTTCGGCGATGTCCTTCCACGGATGCGGCTTGAGCTGCTTCATGCCGAGAGAAATGCGTTCCTTCTTGTCGTTGAAGTCGAGCACCATGACTTCGACTTCCTGGCCGAGCTGGACCATTTCGGTCGGGTGGTTGATGCGCTTGTAGCTCATGTCGGTGATGTGGAGGAGGCCGTCTACGCCGCCGAGGTCAATGAACGCACCGAAGTCGGTGATGTTCTTGACGAGGCCCTTGCGGACCTGGCCCTTCTCGAGAGTTTCGAGAACGTCGCCACGCTGCTTGTTGCGTTCTTCTTCGAGAACGACGCGGCGAGACACGACGATGTTGCGGCGAGCCTTGTTGACCTTGATGACCTTGAGGTCGAATTCCTGACCGATGAGGGCGTTGATATCCGGGATCTGACGGAGGTCGATCTGGGAGCCCGGGAGGAAGGCGTCGATGCCGAACAGGTCGACAACCACACCGCCCTTGATACGCTTGGTGAGCGTGCCGCGCACGACTTCGTTGTTTTCGAATGCAGCGTGGATGCGATCCCACACGCGCACGAAGTCGGCCTTCTGCTTCGAAAGGATGAGACGGCCGTCTTCATCTTCGAGCTTTTCGACAAACACTTCGATTTCAGAACCGATTTCGAGAGAGTCAGATTCCTTGAACTCAGCGCGGTCGATAACACCTTCGCTCTTGTAGTTCACGTCGATCAGGACTTCCTGGTCGTTGACCTGGCTGATCTTGCCCATGACGAGCTTGCCCTGTTCGAGGCAGCCCATGCCGGCATACACGTCGGCGTTCTGCTTGCGGAAGTCCGGGGAGCATTCACCCTGGGCGGCAAGGATTTCGGCGAGATCTTCAGCGGTTCCGAATTTGAGATTTTGAGACATATTGTTTAGATTGGGTTGTGGAACAAAGGATTCAGGCTACGCCACTACACCTACGTAGTCAAGAATCTTTTGGACCTGTTGTTGGATTGAGATGTGTGTAGTGTCAATTTCTATAGCGTCGTCCGCCTTCTTTAACGGGGCGTTCGCGCGGGAAGAATCCAGACGGTCGCGTTCGACCAGGTTTTCGAGGACTTCTTCCAGGGTAACTTTTTCGCCTTTTTCAAGGAGTTCCTTGTAGCGGCGTTCAGCGCGGACTTTCACGTCCGTCACCATGAAGAACTTGTACTTTGCGTCGGGGAACACGACGGTGCCGATGTCGCGGCCATCCAGGATGCAGCTCTGCCTCTTGCCGATTTCGCGCTGTTGCGCCGTCATGGCGGCACGGACGGAGGGGAGGGCGCAGTAGATGCTCACGTTGCTCGACACCTTCATCCCGCGGATTTCGCTTTCGCGGCACACGCCGTTGATGAGGATGTGGTTTTCGGAGTCGAACCCGAGGGTGAGGTTGGAGAGAAGTTCGTCCATCGCGGGGCCTTCTTCGGCCGGCAGTCCCTTGTCGAGGGCGGCGAGTGTCACCGCGCGGTACATGGCGCCCGTGTCGAGGTAGGTGATACCCAGGGTCTTGGCCACGATTTTCGCGGTCGTGCTCTTTCCGGTGCCGGAGCCGCCGTCAAGGGCTATGACAAAATTTTCAGAACTACTCATGAGTGGGCGCAAATATAGAATTATTTGCCCTAGTACTCAAGTTCGTAGAGGTAGACGGTGGCCGTATTTTCGCGGGTATCCCAGATTACAATCTGTGAACCGTCCTTGTAGAAATACACTTCCCAGTCGTTTTCGATGAAGTGGTAATAGCTCCCGTAGTCGTCGTATCCTAGGGAATACTGCCTTTCTGTGTAGTAGTAATTGTACCCGCCGTCTAGGTTGAGCGTGGCGAGGCCATCGGAATCAATCCGGAGCGAGGCCGTGTAGGCGGGGCTTATCGACTCCTCGTAGCTGCAGTCGTACAGCCCGAACGAATCGTAGCGACAGTCCTTTACGTAGTAGTAGCGGTACGAACGCGAAAACAGGGCGCCATCGGCTTCCGGCGAACTCGTGGTCCAGCCGTCACCGCATGCAGCCAGGAACAGAATGGTTCCGAACAGTATGGCCTTTATGAATTTCATGCTTTACCTAAAAAAATACCCCGACCGAGGCCGGGGAAAAAACTAGACGGTGCGAAGATTAGTCGGATTCGTAGTCACCGTTGAAAATCTTCTCTTCGGCTTCCTCGGTGTTCTCGTCATGGAACTCTTCGGGAGCCTGGAGGTCGCGCGTACTGCCGTACTTGCGCTTTTCTTCGTCGGTCAGCTTGTTGGTGAACACTTCGACCTGCTGTTCCTGCTCGGCTTCCTGTTCTTCTTCCTGGAGGATCTTCTGGCCTTCTTCCAGGCGCTGCTGGATGTGCTTCTTTTCCATTTCTTCGAGGTTCGTGCCGACCTTGGCCTGTTCCTCGGACATCACGTAGCGTTCGTTGGCTTCGTCCATGGCGGCCTTGATGCCGACGAGACGGCCACGGCCATCGACCTGGAGGCCGGCCTTACGCAGCGTGGAAAGCGGCAGGCGACGTGCGGCAATCTGGTACTCCTGCTTGAATTCGTAGCCGTCGGGGCTAATCTGGTTTGCTTCGTCGGGAGTTACGTAATCAAGGGCTTCCTGCCAGCGGGAACCCTGCACACAGGATGTAAAGCCGACAAGTGCGTTGTCCAGGGCCTCAGGATCGTCCGAAGTACCGGCACAACCGATAAGTGCGAATGCGGAGAATGCTAAACCCATCAAAATCTTTTTCATAGGGAGAAACCTCCTTAAAAAATTATCCCATTCCTAATATATAACAATTTTTTCAGAAATTATCTAAAAAAACGACTATTTTTATCGTAACTCTGTGCCATTATTGCAATTATGGCGTTTTTCCTATGGTACTTTTTCTATTTTCTCGCTCATTATGAGCGAAAACGCAGATATTTACCGCATTGGCACTCCGGATGGTCGTGAAATTATCCTTATTGGGACAGCCCACATATCGAAGGCGTCCAAGGAACTAGTGCGTGAAACCATCGAGGCGGAGAACCCCGATACGGTCTGTGTCGAACTTGACGAAGGACGTGCGAAATCCATCCAAGATCCGGACCGCTGGAAAAAGACCGACCTGAAGGAGGTCATCAAGAAGAAGCAGCTCGCAACACTGATTGCGAACCTCGTGCTTGGGTCGTACCAGAAGAGGATGGGTGAGCAGACCGGCGTGAAACCGGGTTCCGAACTCAAGGAGGCAGTCGATGTCTCTGGCGAGAAGAACATCCCGGTGGTACTGGCGGACCGCGATATCAAGATAACCCTCAAGCGCACGTGGGCGTGTACACCGTGGTACCGCAAGTTCAGCCTGCTGGGCGGGCTGTTCGCGAGCATTTTCGACAAGACGAAGATTAGCGAGGAGGAACTCGCGAAAATCAAGGAGCAGGACGCCCTCAGCTCCATGATGCAGGAATTCGGGAAGAGCTTCCCCGAGGTGAAGCAGGTGCTTATCGACGAACGAGACCAGTTCCTCGCAAGCAAGATCAGGAACGCTCCGGGCAAGAAGGTCGTGGCGGTCGTCGGTGCAGGCCACGTGAAGGGCATCGCCTCCGTCATTAGCGAGAACAAGGAACTCCCGAGCGAGGAATCTATCTCGGTTATCCCGAAGGGCGCTCCCATCTGGAAGATTATCGGGTGGGCCATCCCGCTCGCGATTGTCGCAAGCATTATTTTCGTGGGGTACAAGGCGGGCGTCGAGAAGGCGGGCGAACTGAGCCTGCAGTGGGCGATGCTTACGGGCGGCGGCGCCATGCTCGGTACGATTATTGCGGGCGGGCATCCGGTCACGATTCTTGTGGCTCTGCTGGTCGCTCCGTTTACGGGACTTACTCCGCTTATCGGGGTCGGGTTCTTTACGGCGCTAACGCAGGTGTACATGCGCCCGCCGCGAGTGTCCGAGATGGAAACGCTTTCCGACGACATCTGGCAGGTGAAGCGCTGGTGGAAGAACCGCGTGACCCGCGTAATCCTTTGCTTCCTGTGCCCTGGAATTCCGGCGATTATCGGGAAGATTCTTGCGATATTCCAGATATACCAGGCGTTCTAGAGCAAGTTCGTGTAGTCTAGACAAAACGGCAAAACTTTACTACATTATGCGAACCTTGGAGAGATGCCAGAGTGGTCGATTGGGCCGGTCTCGAAATCCGGAGACTGTCACAGGTCCGAGGGTTCGAATCCCTCTCTCTCCTTGAAACGAAAACGAGGCTGCAAAGCCTCGTTTTTGTTTCAATAGGCTAGTAGAACGAACCCTCGAAGAGGGCGTGTATATCCACCCTTGTTTTCGTAGGTGCTTATTTCTACATTTGGCGCCAAATCCAATCAAGCGGATCCAGACAGACTTCAGGTTTATGAGTGCGAGTGCGCTCCGGGGCTTTTCTTACGATAGTGCGGCATGGGCCGCAGATGAAGTTTACGGGTCCTGAAGGTGAACTATGTCGAAAGATACCGAAGAACGTATCCCTGAAGAGGGTATTGACCCGAAATCCAAAATTGCTCGCGAAGCGGGCGCGTTCCTAGATGCCATTGCCAGCGGTGCCGACGAAGACGAGGCTGACGAAGCCGCGTTTTTCGCGCTAAATCCGAATGGCGTTGTTGTTGACGAAGAAGGTGACGTGCTCAGGAAGGGCCCGAAATCCGCCATCGAGGTCGGCACGAAGGTCGAATTTGAAGAAGGCGAAGTCGAACAGGAAGATGTTGAAGAGGATCCCGCCGAAGAAAACGACAAGGAATACGCCGAGTCGAAGAAGGACTGTGCAGAAAGTGCCGAAGCGGAGGTGCCTGCAGAGGTGCAGTCCGAAGAACCTGTAGAAGCGGGTGCCGATGTCACTGCCGACGACGCTTCGGCGAACTCGGCGGCCTTGGATTCCGAAGAAGGTGCCGATGAACCGCTCGTCACGTTCGACGACCTGGGACTTATTCCCGAGGTGCTCGAGGCGGTG is part of the Fibrobacter sp. UWR2 genome and harbors:
- the rpsA gene encoding 30S ribosomal protein S1; the protein is MSQNLKFGTAEDLAEILAAQGECSPDFRKQNADVYAGMGCLEQGKLVMGKISQVNDQEVLIDVNYKSEGVIDRAEFKESDSLEIGSEIEVFVEKLEDEDGRLILSKQKADFVRVWDRIHAAFENNEVVRGTLTKRIKGGVVVDLFGIDAFLPGSQIDLRQIPDINALIGQEFDLKVIKVNKARRNIVVSRRVVLEEERNKQRGDVLETLEKGQVRKGLVKNITDFGAFIDLGGVDGLLHITDMSYKRINHPTEMVQLGQEVEVMVLDFNDKKERISLGMKQLKPHPWKDIAERYPEGAIVKGKVVSITDYGAFVELDSGVEGLIHVSEMSWTQHGKHPSKILSVGQEVEAVVLKVEEDAERISLGMKQLESDPWDSIETELPPGARVVGEIRNIASFGAFVEIKEGVDGLIHVSDMSWTKKITHPNEMVKKGDKVECVVLAVDKEKRRISLSMKHLTEDPWDSIETTYPVDAEVKGKIVRMLDRGVVVELNDGIEGFIPVSKLTAEYIKVPADAFKVGDEVPAVVTEIDQNNRKIYLSVVDYFKNRESAELKAWMDSHKPGESGTTIGEATAPKKKATKKKAAEKPAEEAAAEEAK
- the cmk gene encoding (d)CMP kinase; translation: MSSSENFVIALDGGSGTGKSTTAKIVAKTLGITYLDTGAMYRAVTLAALDKGLPAEEGPAMDELLSNLTLGFDSENHILINGVCRESEIRGMKVSSNVSIYCALPSVRAAMTAQQREIGKRQSCILDGRDIGTVVFPDAKYKFFMVTDVKVRAERRYKELLEKGEKVTLEEVLENLVERDRLDSSRANAPLKKADDAIEIDTTHISIQQQVQKILDYVGVVA
- a CDS encoding TraB/GumN family protein, yielding MSENADIYRIGTPDGREIILIGTAHISKASKELVRETIEAENPDTVCVELDEGRAKSIQDPDRWKKTDLKEVIKKKQLATLIANLVLGSYQKRMGEQTGVKPGSELKEAVDVSGEKNIPVVLADRDIKITLKRTWACTPWYRKFSLLGGLFASIFDKTKISEEELAKIKEQDALSSMMQEFGKSFPEVKQVLIDERDQFLASKIRNAPGKKVVAVVGAGHVKGIASVISENKELPSEESISVIPKGAPIWKIIGWAIPLAIVASIIFVGYKAGVEKAGELSLQWAMLTGGGAMLGTIIAGGHPVTILVALLVAPFTGLTPLIGVGFFTALTQVYMRPPRVSEMETLSDDIWQVKRWWKNRVTRVILCFLCPGIPAIIGKILAIFQIYQAF